The sequence CAGCATGCGCCTGTGTGTACCACTTGGCTGGACTGTTGAGCCTTTTGCGGAAATCATACGCGAATATTCCATGGAGCTACAGCGCCCAGCATCCTTGGAAAGCTGTATGCGCATGCTGGAAAGCAGCCGCACCGACCTGATTGTTGACGACGAGATTGTGGTGGCCCACGAGCTAAAAAGAACCTTTGGAACCACCGATGGCTTCTCGCCCTCAACACACAAGCAACAGGAAGATCGCAGTTACTTTCTGGTTAGCCGTGCGATCAAGGATTCCCAGAAACTTCATGAAACTTTTAATGAAGGGCTGGCAAAGATCCGGGCTAGCGGGGAGTACGACAAGATTGTCGAGACGTACCGTCGAGAACATCTGAAATAAAAGACGAGATAAAATAAAGACCCCTCTATACAGAGGGGTCTTTTGTATACCTGAACCCAGTCAGAAGTCCGGTCAATAACGGTATGCGTCGGACTTAAAGGGCCCCTCGACACCAACACCAATATAGTCAGCTTGGGCCTTGGTCAGCTTCGTCAGCTTCACGCCCAGCTTTTCCAGATGCAGGGCTGCAACCTTCTCATCCAGAACCTTTGGCAGGACATAGACGTCTTTCTGATAGCTGGCGTAGTTCTTCCAGAGTTCAATCTGAGCCAATACTTGGTTGGTAAAGGAAGCAGACATCACAAAGCTGGGATGACCGGTTGCACAACCCAGATTGACCAAGCGCCCTTCAGCCAACAGGATAATGCGCTTCCCGTCGGGGAACTCGATCTCGTCAACCTGCGGCTTGACATTGTGCCACTTGAAATTACGCAGCCCAATCACTTGGATTTCGTTATCAAAGTGGCCAATGTTACAAACGATGGCCCGGTCGTGCATGGCACGCATGTGGTCAACCGTAATAATGTCCACATTCCCGGTCGTGCTGACAAAAATATCCCCACGCGGAGCGGCTTCTTCCATCGTCGTGACTTCATAACCTTCCATCGCAGCCTGCAAGGCGCAGATAGGATCAATTTCCGTCACGATGACACGGCACCCGGAAGCCCTGAGCGATTCCGCAGACCCCTTGCCCACATCACCAAAGCCGGCAACAACAGCCACTTTCCCGGCCAACATAACGTCTGTCGCACGACGGATGCCATCAACCAAGGACTCACGGCAACCGTACTTATTGTCAAACTTTGACTTGGTGACACTGTCGTTGACGTTAATCGCCGGAACACGCAGCTTGCCTTGGCGGGCCATGTCATAGAGACGCAACACACCTGTCGTGGTTTCTTCCGAGATACCGCGAACATCGTCCAGCAATGCAGGATACTTGTCGTGCATCAACTGGGTCAGGTCGCCTCCATCATCCAGAATCATGTTCGGACGCCAGCCATCGGGGCCATGGATCGTCTGTTCAATGCACCACCAGAACTCTTCCTCGCTCATTCCCTTCCAGGCAAAGACGGGAATCTTTGCGGCAGCGATAGCAGCTGCAGCCTGATCCTGTGTGGAGAAAATATTGCAGGATGACCAGCGCACCTGAGCGCCCAGCGCAACCAATGTCTCGATCAGAACGGCTGTCTGGATTGTCATGTGAAGGCAACCGGCAATCCGCGCGCCCTTCAGGGGCTTTTCGGCACCGTATTCCTCACGCAAGGCCATCAGACCCGGCATTTCGGTTTCAGCGATCACAATCTCCTTGCGACCCCAGTCAGCCAACCCAATATCCTTGACCTTGCAATCGGTAAAACTCATGGCGATGCTCCGCATTCCAGATTGATTCACAGGCCCGGACACACGGCAGCGCCAAAGGCCGGATCTGTCTGTACCAGACACAGAAAAGAGACACAAGAACACATAAGGATATCTTTATGTAAAAGACGTCTCCTCCCGTGCCATCAACAATCAGGTAGACAGCTCGGGACGGTTGGCAAAATGCGCCAAGGCTTCCGGGTTGGCCAAGGCTTCCATGTTCTTGACCGGACGCCCGTGCACAACCTCACGCACAGCCAACTCGACAATTTTTCCAGACTTGGTTCGCGGAATGTCGGCCACTTCGACAATGCGGGCCGGCACATGACGTGGCGTGCAGTTCTCGCGTATTGTCTTGCGAATGCGGTCCTGCAGGGCAGGGTCCAGTGACACACCGGGGCGCAAGCGAACAAACAGGATAACACGGGTATCATTGTCCCAATCCTGCCCGACGACCAAGGACTCAACAACCTCTTCAAGCTTCTCAACTTGGCGATAAATCTCTGCCGTACCAATCCGCACACCGCTAGGGTTCAGTGTTGCATCAGATCGCCCATAGACAATAATACCGCCACTGCCGGTCAGCTCGACCCAATCACCATGGGTCCAGATTCCGGGAAAACGTTCAAAATAAGCGCTGCGGAACTTTGCACCATCGGTATCACCCCAGAAGCCGACTGGAACAGCCGGAAAGGCCTTGGTACACACCAGTTCACCCTTCTCGCCCCGTATTGGCTTGCCGGCCTCATCGAAGACATCAACAGCCAGTCCCAATCCCCGTCCCATGATCTCGCCACGACGGACCGCCCCCAAGGGGTTGCCCAACATAAAGCAGGACACAATGTCTGTTCCGCCGGAAATGGATGCGAGCAGAACATCAGGCTTGATCGCATCGTATACGTAGTCAAAAGACTCCGGGACCAAGGGAGAACCCGTCGATGCAATAACACGAACACTGGATAGATCGTGAGTATCACGCGGGCGCAAGCCATCCTTGCGAATGGCATCGATCCATTTGGCTGATGTTCCGAAGAATGTGAAACGCTCTGCCTGGGCATAATCAAACATTGCGTTCCCCGAAGGCCAGGATGGCGCCCCGTCGTACAGCATCAAGGCAGCCTTGACAGCCAAGGCCGATACCAGCCAGTTCCACATCATCCAGCCACAGGTGGTGAAGTAGAAAACCCGGTCCCCGGCTTTCTCATCACAATGCAGGACATGCTCCTTGACCTGCTGCAGCAAGGTACCGCCATGGCTATGCACAATGCACTTCGGAACCCCTGTTGTGCCGGATGAAAACATCACAAACAACGGGTGATCAAACGGCAGGCGGGCAAAGTCCAGCTTGCCCGGAACAAAACTATCGAGAAACTTGTCCCAGGATACCGCCTTCGGTACAGACGAAATATCTGGTTTATCAGTTACGTAGGGCACGACAACAACCGTGCGCAAGGACGGAATGCCTTGGGCAACAGCCCGCACCTTGTCGCGGATATCATGACTTTTGCCGTTATAATGATAGCCATCCACGGCCAACAGGACGACAGGCTCTATCTGCCCGAAACGATCAAGGACACCCTGAACACCAAAATCCGGGGACGCAGAAGACCAAACAGCCCCGATTGATACGGCTGCCAGCATTAGAATCAGGGTCTCGGGCATGTTGGGCATATACGCCGCAACCCGGTCACCGCGGACCACACCGGCAGCCTGTAGAGCCTGCTTGGCCCGTGATACCTGTTCACACAGCTGCCCATACGTCAGACGACGCTGCACCTTGTCCTCACCACGGAAGACAACGGCCAGAGTATCCGCCGGACGGGGACGCAACAGGTTCTCGGCATAAT comes from Haematospirillum jordaniae and encodes:
- a CDS encoding substrate-binding periplasmic protein, with protein sequence MKCFPALLATLLFCINAGPSAAQDPLSLVTGDYAPYSGENLPQGGLSTILVRAVFKAMDMPEPKMLWMPWKRGYEQAKSGEFPATFPYFKDSEREKDFLFSEPLHIYKRVFFARSQHIEALKGEWNSMRLCVPLGWTVEPFAEIIREYSMELQRPASLESCMRMLESSRTDLIVDDEIVVAHELKRTFGTTDGFSPSTHKQQEDRSYFLVSRAIKDSQKLHETFNEGLAKIRASGEYDKIVETYRREHLK
- a CDS encoding acetoacetate--CoA ligase codes for the protein MSESPILWQPSDERIRASNLFSFMTRINDRYGVSLADYESLHRWSVENIPAFWQEVWAFCELIGDPGLVVVDDPSRLPGARWFPEGRVNYAENLLRPRPADTLAVVFRGEDKVQRRLTYGQLCEQVSRAKQALQAAGVVRGDRVAAYMPNMPETLILMLAAVSIGAVWSSASPDFGVQGVLDRFGQIEPVVLLAVDGYHYNGKSHDIRDKVRAVAQGIPSLRTVVVVPYVTDKPDISSVPKAVSWDKFLDSFVPGKLDFARLPFDHPLFVMFSSGTTGVPKCIVHSHGGTLLQQVKEHVLHCDEKAGDRVFYFTTCGWMMWNWLVSALAVKAALMLYDGAPSWPSGNAMFDYAQAERFTFFGTSAKWIDAIRKDGLRPRDTHDLSSVRVIASTGSPLVPESFDYVYDAIKPDVLLASISGGTDIVSCFMLGNPLGAVRRGEIMGRGLGLAVDVFDEAGKPIRGEKGELVCTKAFPAVPVGFWGDTDGAKFRSAYFERFPGIWTHGDWVELTGSGGIIVYGRSDATLNPSGVRIGTAEIYRQVEKLEEVVESLVVGQDWDNDTRVILFVRLRPGVSLDPALQDRIRKTIRENCTPRHVPARIVEVADIPRTKSGKIVELAVREVVHGRPVKNMEALANPEALAHFANRPELST
- the ahcY gene encoding adenosylhomocysteinase gives rise to the protein MSFTDCKVKDIGLADWGRKEIVIAETEMPGLMALREEYGAEKPLKGARIAGCLHMTIQTAVLIETLVALGAQVRWSSCNIFSTQDQAAAAIAAAKIPVFAWKGMSEEEFWWCIEQTIHGPDGWRPNMILDDGGDLTQLMHDKYPALLDDVRGISEETTTGVLRLYDMARQGKLRVPAINVNDSVTKSKFDNKYGCRESLVDGIRRATDVMLAGKVAVVAGFGDVGKGSAESLRASGCRVIVTEIDPICALQAAMEGYEVTTMEEAAPRGDIFVSTTGNVDIITVDHMRAMHDRAIVCNIGHFDNEIQVIGLRNFKWHNVKPQVDEIEFPDGKRIILLAEGRLVNLGCATGHPSFVMSASFTNQVLAQIELWKNYASYQKDVYVLPKVLDEKVAALHLEKLGVKLTKLTKAQADYIGVGVEGPFKSDAYRY